ACAAAATGTATTTACCATCTCTTCTGTTTGTTGTATTTATGGCCGGGGCTGTTGTGGCGTATCTCTCATTTAATGTTCCGTATGGTCTTCTTTCGTTTTTCTCAACGAAGCGAATAGAAAGTAATTCCAATGGACAGGGCCCACATGATACCTCACTCGTGTTTCGAGTCAGACAACAACAGATGCCTGTTACGGAAGGTCAGATgtcagaattaatttttttttaaactgtaatataCAGCTCGTAAATTCAGTGTGcgaaattaaacttttttgtacTATAGACAATAGGttacaacattttcaaaatctatagACCTGACAGATTTCCTATagaccaaaaacaacaacaaatattgttctttatttgtattgtaattttattcagGGCGAACATGGTGAAATAACCTGGTACTTCACAACACAATAGGAACTCTTACTGTAGGACATGGTGAAGGGTGCCCGGCTCTAAACCCACACACAGTGACATTGCCTTctaatgattattttgtaatacCAATCAAATAAACTCATATAAAGTTAAGGGaaattgatatataaaataCCCTATTCCCTTGAATACTGTAGATAACACGATACAAAAGGAAACAAAAGCGCAGAATCTAAGACAACGTAAGGAAAACTGAATGTCGGTCATGAATTCCATGTGTGCAGTCTGGGTTCATGAATACGAAAACTAGAATGTCGTATGACTATCCGGGTTTTTTTCCCCAGGTCCTTGTGAATACTTCAGTTTGTCAAAAAATGATATGCTctgaatattgttttttacttttaaatagcACATGGCAATTACATTCTGCTTCTTATCGCAGTGTATTTAAAAAGGTATTGAGCAAAACGTTCAATCGACTAAACGACAGGCTGCGTTCGTTCTATAGACAAGTTGGTCTACAAATATTCGAGTTACTATAGACCAGGCGTATTTTCTATAGATTTTGTATATCGGTCTAGCGTTAATTTCGCACACTGTAAATTTATTGGTGTACATGCTTTGGTAGCTGTCTAAATGACACATActgaattattttcatttaactaTTTACTCATCTAAGCATTTTTTGCATTCATTTGCCTTcgataatttttcatatatatatagttttgtgTTACAACATGAGTATAtatatgaacatgatgaattaataaatgtattattttctaGATGTCCAGAGAGAAGCAGTAACTGCTATGAATTTAGCTTTAGACATGGAGGCCCAAGGAAAATACGACAAGGCAAGAAAACTATACCACCATGCACTGAAACTGGACCCCAATCATGTAGAAATATTAACTGCATTTGGCGAGTatcttgaaaaatatgaaaacgaTATGCTGAGTGCTAATCTTATGTATAGTAAAGCATTAGCTCTGTGTCCCGAACATACCAAAGCTTTGATCAATAGACAGCGCATTTTACCAGTTGTGGAAGAAATTGATCAAAGGAGATTCAATATAATTGACAGAAAACTGAACTTATTTGTAAAAATTCCCCAAAATAATCCAGGATTAAGAAGAGCAAAAAAGGAGGCATATTTCTCACATATTTATCATACAAATGCAATAGAAGGGAATACGCTTACTTTGATGCAAACAAGAGCAATTGTGGAAACAAGAATAGCTGTGGGAGGAAAGAGTTTAGCGGAACAAAATGAAGTGTTGGGACTTGATGCTGCGTTAAGTTATGTAAACAATACTCTACTTGGTCGTATTGGATCCATTACTCTAAAAGACATTTTGAACATTCACAAAAGAGTCTTGGGGTATGTGGACCCTACAGAAGCTGGTGTTCTGAGAGACACTCAGGTATTTGTTGGAGAATTCAAGCCTCCAGAGGCCGCAGATCTTCCAAGTCTGATGAGCGATTTTATAGAGTGGTTGAATAATGAAGACACATTGAAACTACATCCAGTGGAGTATGCAGCTTTAGCTCACTATAAACTTGTGGTCATTCATCCATTTTATGATGGGAATGGCAGGACGTCCAGATTGTTAATGAATCTCATTTTAATGCAAGCAGGTTTTCCTCCAGTGACAATAAAGGTGGAAGATCGCCTAAAGTATTACGAGTCCCTAGAAATGGGCAATGCAGGAGATATAAGACCTTTCATAAGATTTATCGCTGATTGTACAGAGCAAGCTCTTGATCATTTTTTACTGACAGCCTCTGGTTCTAGCGCTTTGTTCAAACAGATTAATGGTACTGAGAAAAATGTCATAACTTCAAAAGACGAGTTATGATATTAGTTTTTAATAGgttcttttttgttattatatctttttatacattattgttGTTATAACATATGGTGTTGTgcattcaaatgaaatatttgttttccttattttttatcACTTTAAGTTTTCCCCCCAACAGCCTGTTCTTCAAAGACTTGATgttattgctttaaaaatctGAACAATTTTGAGTGGTAAATTGTCATAGTTATGTTactcttttattaatttaactttttaatcATAATCATATAACATAAACATTGACTGTTTTTGTTTGCATCTTAGATGATGGTGATgcttaatttacatgtatcatcttTCTCATACTGgtatatacaatttatttagTAGTTTCCAAGTTGAAGtagtttttaggtcacctgagtcactcaggtgacctattgcaattggtcttcgtccgtcgtcgtgcgttgtgcgtcgtgcgtcgtgcgttgtgcgtcgtgcgttaacaattttacatttttaacttcttcttggaaactaccaggccaatcgttaccatttttggtgtgaagcatctctatggtaagaagaatctaaattgtgaaatttatggctctaccacccctggggtgccacgggcggggccaaatatgcaaaaaaagccaaattttcaaaaatcttcttctctacttccacacatgtgaggaaaaaactgaatgcatggtaatgatgtccatgaggccctctaccaaaattgtgaaatttatggcccctgggtcaggggttctggctctagggtggggccaatatggccatatagtaaaaatgtattaaaatcttagaaaatcttcttctctactcccatatatatttgttaaaaactaaatgcatggttatg
This genomic window from Magallana gigas chromosome 5, xbMagGiga1.1, whole genome shotgun sequence contains:
- the LOC105322738 gene encoding protein adenylyltransferase FICD, which codes for MGKCTKFSSNICQVTILYDFWKRKYCPDKMYLPSLLFVVFMAGAVVAYLSFNVPYGLLSFFSTKRIESNSNGQGPHDTSLVFRVRQQQMPVTEDVQREAVTAMNLALDMEAQGKYDKARKLYHHALKLDPNHVEILTAFGEYLEKYENDMLSANLMYSKALALCPEHTKALINRQRILPVVEEIDQRRFNIIDRKLNLFVKIPQNNPGLRRAKKEAYFSHIYHTNAIEGNTLTLMQTRAIVETRIAVGGKSLAEQNEVLGLDAALSYVNNTLLGRIGSITLKDILNIHKRVLGYVDPTEAGVLRDTQVFVGEFKPPEAADLPSLMSDFIEWLNNEDTLKLHPVEYAALAHYKLVVIHPFYDGNGRTSRLLMNLILMQAGFPPVTIKVEDRLKYYESLEMGNAGDIRPFIRFIADCTEQALDHFLLTASGSSALFKQINGTEKNVITSKDEL